Within Planctomycetota bacterium, the genomic segment TCCAGAACCACGAGCGGGCCCCGGGCAAGCTCGGCCAGGTCGGCCTCGAGGCGAAGAGCGTGATCGCCGTCGGGTCGGGCAAGGGGGGCGTGGGCAAGAGCACGGTCGCCGTCTCGATCGCCATCGGGCTGGCGCGGGCCGGCAGCCGCGTCGGCATCCTCGATGCCGACGTCTACGGCCCCAGTGTGCCGCATCTGGTGGGCTTGTCGGGACGGCCACAGATCGACGGCGGCCGGATCCAGCCGCTCCACCTCGAGGTCGGCCCCCATCCGCTGCCCGTGATGTCGATGGGGTTCCTCATCCCGCCGGGCGAGGCGGTGGTGTGGCGCGGGCCGATGCTCCACGGGGCGATCGCCCAGATGCTCCGCGACACCGCCTGGGGGCCGCTCGACTACCTCGTCATCGACATGCCCCCGGGGACCGGGGACATCGCCCTGTCGCTGTCCCAGGTCCTCCCGCTCACCGGCGCGGTCGTCGTCTGCACACCGCAGGACGTCGCCCTGCTCGATGCCACCAAGGCGATCGCGATGTTCCGCAAGGTG encodes:
- a CDS encoding Mrp/NBP35 family ATP-binding protein, encoding MRVPETAAVTALVAEFADPETGRGLGPMGQICSVAAGPDGIAVTIALTSHSALLWQATRARLEERLRAAFPSAGPVVITVQNHERAPGKLGQVGLEAKSVIAVGSGKGGVGKSTVAVSIAIGLARAGSRVGILDADVYGPSVPHLVGLSGRPQIDGGRIQPLHLEVGPHPLPVMSMGFLIPPGEAVVWRGPMLHGAIAQMLRDTAWGPLDYLVIDMPPGTGDIALSLSQVLPLTGAVVVCTPQDVALLDATKAIAMFRKVQIPLLGMVENMSFFLCPGCGKRYDIFGSGGARRTAADLDIPFLGEVPLQMAIREHGDAGRTAANYDDDASRPFFTAICERLVGNLAAAHAARPPLPSLPVL